A region from the Dehalogenimonas sp. THU2 genome encodes:
- a CDS encoding cytosine permease → MNLYPEEYRGYYPESYQPLFWQAVFSGIIGFAMMIAMSAWALSLVRKALKGEDVEFPL, encoded by the coding sequence ATGAACCTTTACCCTGAAGAATACCGGGGTTACTACCCCGAAAGCTATCAGCCGCTGTTCTGGCAGGCGGTGTTTTCGGGCATTATCGGCTTTGCCATGATGATTGCCATGAGCGCCTGGGCGCTGTCGCTGGTCAGAAAAGCCCTCAAGGGTGAAGACGTGGAGTTCCCGCTGTGA
- a CDS encoding cell division protein FtsH, giving the protein MYVTQQARPQQYQYGTVGGYYPQQTNDMSSMFSAMMPMIMMVMMMAIMMPMMKGITGKS; this is encoded by the coding sequence ATGTACGTAACACAGCAGGCCCGTCCCCAGCAGTATCAGTACGGCACCGTCGGCGGCTACTATCCGCAGCAGACCAACGACATGTCGAGCATGTTCTCGGCGATGATGCCGATGATCATGATGGTGATGATGATGGCCATCATGATGCCGATGATGAAGGGCATCACCGGCAAGTCCTAG
- a CDS encoding cell division protein FtsH: MFTSQQISGPVAPGQYNPMQVSGPGAYYPTQTEDPFSGMFSAMMPMIMMVMMMAIIMPMMKGVTSKD, from the coding sequence ATGTTCACTTCACAGCAAATCAGCGGGCCGGTGGCGCCGGGGCAGTATAACCCGATGCAGGTAAGCGGGCCGGGCGCCTACTATCCGACCCAAACTGAAGATCCCTTTTCGGGGATGTTCAGCGCCATGATGCCGATGATCATGATGGTGATGATGATGGCTATCATCATGCCGATGATGAAGGGCGTCACGTCCAAAGACTGA